In Balearica regulorum gibbericeps isolate bBalReg1 chromosome 14, bBalReg1.pri, whole genome shotgun sequence, one genomic interval encodes:
- the LOC142603803 gene encoding protocadherin beta-15-like: MAIARQVLCLSAFLSLPHALSEPIRYSVAEEGESGSVVANVAEDAGLAPAQLSARRARLAWEDGRQHFRLDRGTGRLVVAERLDREQLCGQSGTCTLPFELLLANPLQFFRVEVAVEDINDHSPVFPEQQVTFKIPETSNPGSRFPLEGAQDLDIGSNSIQAYSIAPENEYFSVSFGSRSKGKKYVELVLEKPLDREEEAEMHFSLIAMDGGTPPRSGTTQIHIVVLDVNDHSPIFTEDVYIGQVLENAPEGSVVVKVVASDLDAGPNGAISYQFSQAVGQSPSAFVIDPVSGEIKLTKPLDFEVAENHELSVRATDGGGLSAICKVLVEVVDVNDNAPELAVSSFSSPLPESASPGTVVALFTVRDRDAGANGKITCALEDQLSFSLRPAYKNYYELVTVSALDREETARYILTVTAADAGSPPLTTTQTFTVDISDVNDNAPVFNQTLYTTYVRENNVPTVLVGAVSASDADVGPNAKVTYSLAPAHPAERPPCSCISVNSENGHVFVLRPLDYEHVRQIEVSVSACDAGSPRLSANVTVRLVVVDENDNAPLVLHPAQDSSPPSSELVPVLAEAGYLVTKVVAVDADSGQNSWLSYHLLKATDPGLFAVGAQSGEVRLRRPVTERDTVKQKLVVLVRDNGRPPLSATAALSALLLSDFSEVRLPPSSLATEDEGSSLTTYLIISLVFVSLLFLASMVAFVAHKVCKRKELKGGHVLYGTGNLQSSLSEAANAGTLPHAYCYEISLTTGSGNSEFKFLKPILPSLPPQHCARGGGTEDEQDLPRGPITMEDVAPDNPGTLSAEPFNSLSFT; this comes from the coding sequence ATGGCGATCGCAAGGCAAGTGCtttgtctctctgctttcctctccctgccgCACGCTCTCTCCGAGCCCATCCGCTACTCCGTAGCCGAGGAGGGGGAGAGCGGCTCCGTGGTAGCCAACGTGGCGGAGGACGCGGGGCTGGCCCCGGCGCAGCTCTCGGCTCGCCGCGCCCGCCTGGCCTGGGAGGACGGCCGGCAGCACTTTCGCTTAGACCGCGGCACCGGCCGCCTCGTCGTGGCCGAGAGGCTGGACCGGGAGCAGCTGTGCGGGCAGTCCGGGACGTGCACGCTCCCCTTCGAGCTCCTGCTGGCAAACCCCCTGCAGTTCTTTCGGGTCGAGGTGGCCGTGGAGGACATCAATGACCATTCGCCCGTTTTCCCCGAGCAACAGGTCACTTTTAAGATCCCGGAAACGAGTAACCCGGGCTCGCGTTTCCCGCTGGAGGGGGCTCAGGACCTGGATATTGGCAGCAACAGCATCCAGGCTTACAGCATTGCTCCCGAGAACGAGTACTTTAGTGTCTCCTTTGGGAGTCGGAGTAAGGGCAAGAAGTATGTAGAACTGGTCTTGGAAAAGCCGCTAGACAGAGAGGAGGAGGCGGAGATGCACTTCAGTCTCATTGCCATGGATGGAGGCACTCCACCCAGGAGTGGGACAACCCAAATCCACATTGTTGTTCTAGATGTAAATGACCATTCTCCCATCTTCACAGAAGATGTGTACATTGGCCAGGTATTGGAAAATGCTCCGGAGGGCTCTGTGGTTGTCAAGGTGGTGGCATCCGATCTGGATGCGGGACCTAACGGGGCCATCTCCTACCAATTCAGCCAAGCGGTGGGCCAGAGCCCCTCGGCATTTGTCATTGACCCTGTGAGCGGTGAAATTAAACTCACAAAGCCTCTGGACTTTGAGGTGGCAGAGAATCACGAGCTCAGCGTGCGGGCCACGGATGGCGGGGGCCTCTCGGCAATCTGCAAGGTGTTGGTGGAGGTGGTGGATGTGAATGACAACGCGCCGGAGCTGGCGGTCAGTTCTTtcagcagccccctccccgaGAGCGCATCACCGGGGACGGTGGTCGCCCTCTTTACTGTCAGGGACCGGGATGCTGGTGCCAACGGGAAGATCACCTGTGCCCTGGAAGACCAGCTGTCGTTCTCCCTGCGACCAGCCTACAAGAATTACTATGAGCTGGTGACCGTGAGCGCGCTGGACCGGGAGGAGACGGCGCGGTACATCCTCACTGTCACAGCAGCAGACGCGGGGTCGCCTCCTCTCACGACCACCCAGACCTTCACGGTGGACATCTCCGATGTGAACGACAACGCGCCTGTCTTCAACCAGACTTTGTACACCACGTACGTGCGTGAGAACAACGTGCCCACGGTGCTCGTTGGAGCCGTCAGCGCCTCGGATGCCGACGTGGGGCCCAATGCCAAGGTGACCTATTCCCTGGCCCCAGCGCACCCCGCAGAGCGGCCTCCCTGCTCCTGTATCTCTGTGAACTCTGAGAACGGGCACGTGTTTGTGCTGCGGCCCCTGGACTACGAGCACGTGAGGCAGATCGAGGTCTCAGTGAGCGCCTGTGACGCGGGGTCGCCTCGCCTTAGCGCCAACGTCACCGTCCGCCTTGTCGTGGTGGACGAGAATGACAATGCGCCACTGGTGCTGCACCCCGCCCAGGACAGCAGCCCACCGTCCAGCGAGCTGGTGCCCGTTTTGGCTGAGGCGGGGTACCTCGTCACCAAAGTGGTGGCTGTTGATGCCGACTCGGGGCAGAACTCGTGGCTCTCGTACCACTTGCTGAAGGCCACCGACCCCGGGCTGTTTGCGGTGGGTGCCCAAAGCGGGGAGGTGCGTCTGAGGAGGCCAGTGACAGAGAGAGACACCGTGAAGCAGAAGCTCGTCGTCCTGGTGCGAGACAACGGGCGGCCACCGCTGTCAGCCACCGCAGCACTGAGCGCGCTCCTGCTCAGTGACTTCTCGGAGGTGCGCCTACCGCCCAGCAGCCTGGCCACGGAGGACGAGGGCAGCTCCCTGACCACCTATTTAATCATTTCATTGGTCTTTGTCTCACTCCTCTTCCTCGCGTCCATGGTCGCCTTCGTCGCTCATAAGGTGTGCAAGAGAAAGGAGCTGAAGGGTGGGCACGTGCTTTACGGCACCGGCAACTTGCAGAGCAGCCTGTCCGAGGCAGCCAATGCGGGGACCCTGCCCCACGCCTATTGCTACGAGATCAGCCTCACAACAGGCTCGGGCAACAGCGAGTTCAAGTTCCTCAAGCCcatcctccccagcctgccaccTCAGCACTGTGCCAGGGGCGGGGGCACCGAGGATGAACAGGATTTGCCCCGGGGCCCTATCACCATGGAGGACGTGGCACCAGACAACCCAGGGACGCTCTCTGCCGAACCGTTCAACAGTCTTTCCTTTACCTAG
- the LOC142603912 gene encoding uncharacterized protein LOC142603912 produces MSGGPQGSVWGPVLFSSFVSDTESGIECALSTLADGVRLSGAPERGDAIQRDVDELEKWAHAKFMRFKKAKRKALRSFDYEEVREVGLWVRAEDGGAPALSSNVSVRLVIVDENDNAPQVLYPPPAPAPGAGWAGVELAPRSAEPGALVAKVVAVDADAGQNAWLSYELAKATEPGLFRVGLHSGEVRTARALSERDAPRQRLVVLVRERGQPPRSATATLGIAPVDGFSDEFLQLNHARAGRQGARTAVQLAAGWREGSQRGELGCSRSAAGLAGRQARARLSLAGTRLRSPSSGWDSRVGVVPCRAVSCVLPLRRGSWAAGPAGQGGGVDRGCASAARRRGNRLVLVSPPCFAKGTDRPPGRQARTPARGLWAAGEDAGQLRVRTGPCAAASRQRGQR; encoded by the exons ATGAGTGGTGGCCCTCAGGGCTCCGTCTggggaccagtactgtttagtAGCTTTGTCAGTGACACAGAGAGTGGGATCGAGTGCGCCCTCAGCACATTGGCAGATGGCGTCAGGCTGAGTGGTGCGCCTGAGAGAggggatgccattcagagggacgTGGACgagctggagaagtgggcccatgcaaaATTCATGAGGTTCAAgaaggccaagcgcaag GCGCTGCGCTCCTTCGACTACGAGGAGGTGCGCGAGGTGGGGCTGTGGGTGCGGGCGGAGGACGGCGGCGCGCCGGCGCTGAGCAGCAACGTGTCGGTGCGGCTGGTGATCGTGGACGAGAACGACAACGCGCCGCAGGTGCTGTACCCGCCGCCGGCGCCGGCGCCGGGCGCGGGCTGGGCGGGCGTGGAGCTGGCGCCGCGCTCGGCCGAGCCCGGGGCGCTGGTGGCCAAGGTGGTGGCGGTGGACGCGGACGCGGGGCAGAACGCGTGGCTGTCGTACGAGCTGGCCAAGGCGACGGAGCCGGGGCTGTTCCGCGTGGGGCTGCACAGCGGCGAGGTGCGCACGGCGCGGGCCCTGTCCGAGAGGGACGCGCCCCGGCAGAGACTCGTCGTGCTGGTGCGAGAGCGCGGGCAGCCGCCGCGCTCCGCCACCGCCACCCTCGGCATCGCCCCGGTGGACGGCTTCTCCGACGAATTCCTGCAGCTCAACCACGCTCGTGCGGGGAGGCAAGGAGCGAGAACCGCTGTGCAGCTCGCGGCCGGCTGGCGAGAGGGAAGCCAACGCGGGGAGCTTGGGTGCTCCCGTTCCGCCGCCGGACTGGCCGGCCGGCAGGCGCGTGCACGCCTGAGCCTTGCCGGGACCCGCCTCCGTTCCCCGTCCTCGGGCTGGGATTCCCGAGTCGGTGTagtgccgtgccgtgctgttTCCTGCGTGCTGCCCCTGCGGAGAGGCTCCTGGGCGGCTGGTCCGGCCGGGCAAGGCGGCGGAGTGGATCGGGGCTGCGCCTCCGCCGCACGGCGCCGTGGGAACCGCCTTGTGCTTGTCTCGCCGCCGTGTTTCGCGAAGGGCACGGATCGGCCTCCCGGGAGACAAGCGCGCACGCCTGCCCGCGGGCTCTGGGCAGCGGGGGAAGACGCGGGGCAGCTGCGTGTGCGCACGGGTCCGTGTGCCGCTGCGAGCCGGCAGCGCGGGcagcgg